AATTAATTGGAAACGTTTTCTGAAACAGTTTTTAGCTTAACTTTGGCGGGATTTCAAGAGAATTTTCTTTAAATTCGTCTTTTCCAAGCAGTTCGTGTCTTTTTCAGGTATAATATTTTTGTTCGCGGACGTGGCGGAATTGGCAGACGCGCAGGATTAAGGATCCTGTGGTAGAAATACCGTATGAGTTCGACTCTCATCGCCCGCATGTGAGCCTTTTAATCCTGGTTAGACGATTAAAGGCACAGGACATCACATTTTAAGCACAAAATAAAAACCAAGTCGATACCGTAATGAATAGTGGCAGACTTGGTTTTTATTTTTACGCTTTTTCCGTACCGCCTTCGTTGTCGGCTTCGCCGCTACCCCAGACTTTAATAGCATAGACGCTGTTAAATAGCAGCGCGGCCTGCAGGGCAACTTGTGAAAGGTTTGCACCGAGATTGCCGATACTGCTGGCACCCGTGGCAACTTGGATGGAGAGAATCGACCAATAGATGATGTTGGCAAAATTGACCACGATCCAAAGAGACCAGTTTTCCTTGTATTTTAAAATATACAAGGTCTGAGCAATAATGCTGACGACAAAGTTAATACTGTCCAGATAGGGAAGTTGGCCGTGTAGCAGTGACAAGACCCACCAGCCGATTGCCCAGGCAACAAAAGCACCGAGGAAGACGCCGTTTCTCACATTCTTAGAAAATGAATGCGTTGCTTCATCATGACCCCACATGAACCAGCCGATCGGCTGTGAGACGACATACACGATATCCATGGCAAATG
The Oenococcus kitaharae DSM 17330 DNA segment above includes these coding regions:
- the pnuC gene encoding nicotinamide riboside transporter PnuC; the protein is MSTESKGIFNWLYIQLFANWKKFEVIYISCLILLQFVVYAIAPDSIIGMISGVAGVLCLIYGMKGRKINFIFGLIQCLAMTYVAWISHAYGSFAMDIVYVVSQPIGWFMWGHDEATHSFSKNVRNGVFLGAFVAWAIGWWVLSLLHGQLPYLDSINFVVSIIAQTLYILKYKENWSLWIVVNFANIIYWSILSIQVATGASSIGNLGANLSQVALQAALLFNSVYAIKVWGSGEADNEGGTEKA